From Sediminibacterium sp. TEGAF015, a single genomic window includes:
- a CDS encoding aminopeptidase P N-terminal domain-containing protein: protein MKKILFWLLLLPAMASAQQTNVQTTEYPNDYLSPAFHAGRRAAFKEKMPAKSVGIFFASQVRLRNDDVDYQYAQNKNFYYFTGLEEPNALLLLFKEPTTILGKTGTEFIFVQNRDPQREMWNGKILGVEGVTKRYKFDNVFLNRDFKNNTLALHDYDSVLTSFRSEDIFQTYPRTRDELSRMAGIVDSLIKAHNKPIASRTHLQILTALRGIKQPEEIAILEKAAAISAEGHNEVIKAVKPNMTEYQAQAIMEYAFKKNGSEYPGYPSINGSSENACVLHYVTNLRLMKDGDLLLSDCAAEYHGYTADVTRTVPVNGKFSPEQKIIYELVLAAQDSAIAVCKPGMPYSGSDATARRVINRGLIQLGIAANEAEARRYFPHGTSHHLGLDVHDLGIRGNQPFEPGMYLTVEPGIYIPPGSKCDAKWWNIGVRIEDDILITKDGNRNLSAGAPRTVAEIEKLAKAKSIFN, encoded by the coding sequence ATGAAAAAAATCCTGTTCTGGCTGCTGCTTTTGCCGGCAATGGCTTCTGCCCAGCAAACCAATGTACAAACGACAGAATATCCCAATGACTATCTGAGTCCTGCATTTCATGCGGGCAGAAGAGCTGCATTTAAAGAGAAAATGCCAGCTAAATCGGTGGGAATTTTCTTTGCCAGTCAGGTAAGACTGAGAAACGACGATGTAGATTATCAATATGCACAGAATAAAAACTTCTATTATTTTACAGGATTGGAAGAACCCAATGCACTACTGTTGTTATTTAAGGAACCAACCACCATTTTAGGTAAAACTGGCACAGAATTCATTTTTGTTCAGAATAGAGATCCACAGAGAGAAATGTGGAACGGGAAGATTCTGGGCGTTGAAGGAGTTACCAAACGCTATAAGTTTGACAACGTCTTTTTAAACCGGGATTTTAAAAACAATACCCTCGCTTTACATGATTACGACTCTGTTTTAACTTCCTTCCGGTCCGAAGATATTTTTCAGACATATCCCAGAACAAGAGATGAATTAAGCCGTATGGCAGGTATAGTTGATAGTCTTATTAAAGCGCACAATAAACCAATTGCCAGTAGAACACATTTGCAAATTTTAACTGCACTAAGAGGCATCAAACAACCGGAAGAAATTGCCATTTTGGAAAAAGCAGCAGCAATTAGTGCAGAAGGACATAATGAAGTAATTAAAGCTGTAAAACCAAATATGACCGAATATCAGGCACAGGCCATCATGGAATATGCTTTCAAGAAAAACGGATCTGAATATCCAGGATACCCAAGTATCAATGGCTCTTCGGAAAATGCCTGTGTGTTGCATTATGTAACCAATTTAAGATTGATGAAAGACGGAGACCTGTTGTTAAGTGATTGTGCAGCTGAGTACCATGGATACACCGCTGATGTTACTCGCACTGTGCCCGTTAATGGCAAATTCTCACCGGAACAAAAAATCATTTACGAACTAGTACTGGCTGCACAAGATTCTGCCATTGCGGTCTGCAAACCCGGTATGCCTTACAGTGGTTCTGATGCAACAGCCAGAAGAGTCATCAACAGGGGGCTGATTCAATTGGGTATTGCCGCCAATGAAGCAGAAGCCAGACGCTATTTCCCACACGGGACTTCGCATCATCTAGGTTTAGACGTGCATGATTTAGGTATCAGAGGCAATCAGCCTTTTGAGCCAGGGATGTACCTAACGGTTGAGCCTGGCATCTATATTCCACCGGGCAGTAAATGCGATGCGAAATGGTGGAATATCGGAGTAAGAATTGAAGATGATATTTTAATTACCAAGGATGGCAACCGCAACCTTTCTGCAGGAGCACCCAGAACAGTAGCAGAAATTGAGAAGCTGGCAAAAGCCAAATCTATTTTCAACTAA
- a CDS encoding nucleotide pyrophosphohydrolase — translation MTIESAQQQVDQWIKTIGVRYFNELTNLGILMEEVGELSRIMVRKYGEQSFKSSDTSHELADEMADVLWVLICLANQTGVNLTEALEKNLEKKTLRDKDRHKNNPKL, via the coding sequence ATGACAATTGAATCTGCACAGCAACAAGTAGACCAATGGATCAAAACCATTGGGGTGCGTTATTTTAACGAGTTAACCAATTTGGGCATTCTGATGGAAGAAGTAGGGGAGCTTAGCAGAATTATGGTAAGAAAGTACGGCGAACAGTCTTTTAAATCTTCCGATACCTCACATGAGCTGGCAGATGAAATGGCGGATGTTTTGTGGGTATTGATTTGCCTTGCTAACCAAACAGGGGTTAATCTTACAGAAGCCCTTGAAAAAAACTTAGAGAAGAAAACCCTAAGAGACAAGGACCGCCATAAGAATAACCCCAAGTTGTAG
- the dtd gene encoding D-aminoacyl-tRNA deacylase — protein sequence MRLVIQRVSSASVTIDGKVNGAIGKGLMVLVGIEDADNPEDIVWLAGKLVNLRIFDDESGVMNCSVKEVNGDVLLVSQFTLHASTKKGNRPSYIKASKPPVAVPLYEAMITEIEKQLGKKIQTGIFGADMKVSLINDGPVTILIDSKNKE from the coding sequence ATGCGGTTAGTAATTCAAAGAGTTTCCTCTGCTTCTGTAACTATTGATGGAAAAGTGAATGGCGCTATTGGGAAAGGATTGATGGTTTTGGTAGGGATTGAAGATGCGGATAATCCGGAAGATATTGTATGGCTGGCAGGAAAACTGGTCAATCTTCGAATTTTTGATGATGAATCCGGTGTAATGAATTGCTCCGTTAAAGAAGTGAATGGAGATGTTTTACTGGTCAGTCAGTTTACCTTACATGCCAGTACCAAAAAAGGAAACCGGCCTTCTTATATTAAAGCTTCCAAACCTCCTGTTGCTGTACCATTATATGAAGCAATGATTACCGAAATTGAAAAACAGCTCGGCAAAAAAATTCAGACAGGTATTTTTGGCGCTGATATGAAAGTGTCATTGATAAATGATGGGCCTGTAACTATTTTAATTGATTCTAAAAACAAGGAATAA
- a CDS encoding MbnP family protein yields the protein MPAYKAMLLLAISFALSKAKAQHSIEFMPMFGSAKWHTDSSYTNQAGERLQINKCLFYTTGWKAIVFNQNKKGRPDTVALSEAHYLIDLNEPNSLKLPFTIPANCAQVIFTLGVDSIKNTTGIQTGALDPARGMFWTWRTGYIMARLQGTSPAANTAGKRFSYDVGGFESPYNTVRQITLELAENAGTVKKLKTILYIQTDLSFWFNGKNKISIAQNPNCHNSGKLAMQLADNYQQMFTIVTPL from the coding sequence GTGCCTGCATACAAAGCAATGCTACTATTGGCAATATCGTTTGCCCTGAGTAAGGCAAAAGCGCAACATAGCATTGAATTCATGCCCATGTTCGGTTCGGCAAAATGGCATACAGACAGCAGTTATACCAATCAGGCAGGAGAACGATTGCAAATTAACAAGTGTCTTTTTTATACAACAGGATGGAAAGCGATTGTATTCAATCAAAATAAAAAAGGACGGCCCGATACGGTTGCCTTAAGTGAAGCCCATTATTTAATAGACCTGAACGAACCCAATAGCCTAAAGCTTCCTTTTACTATACCAGCCAATTGTGCTCAAGTCATTTTTACACTGGGAGTAGACAGCATTAAAAACACAACAGGCATTCAAACAGGCGCGTTGGATCCTGCGAGAGGCATGTTTTGGACCTGGAGAACAGGATATATTATGGCCAGATTGCAGGGAACATCACCCGCTGCCAACACAGCTGGTAAACGTTTCAGTTATGATGTAGGGGGATTTGAATCGCCGTATAACACAGTTAGACAAATCACACTTGAACTGGCCGAAAATGCTGGCACTGTAAAAAAATTAAAAACGATTCTCTACATTCAAACAGACTTGTCTTTCTGGTTTAATGGTAAAAATAAAATCAGTATTGCACAGAACCCCAACTGCCACAATTCCGGAAAACTAGCTATGCAGTTAGCAGACAATTATCAGCAAATGTTTACAATCGTTACCCCGCTATGA
- a CDS encoding cytochrome-c peroxidase has product MKKTGTILLIAILVLSALGFMQQPMMHALPRKKTFIVPKGWPQPSYDFSKNPLTEEGIALGRQLFYDGQLSKDGNISCGTCHQQFGAFNNYDHPLSHGLDNSLTSRNAPGLFNLAWQKAFMWDGGINHLDLQPLAPITAHNEMGETIENTISKLRKSNNYTRLFKAAFGDPTINTQRLGKALSQFLLTLVSSNSKYDKVMEGLDSFSLPEKLGYTIFKNKCSSCHTEPLFTDFSYRNTGMPLEPFLQDIGRMSITQDPTDSLKFKVPSLRNIMVTFPYGHDGRFFSLSNVFEHYRNNMQVTVNTDPLLKNKLPLSNYEIGQLKAFLQTLTDSVFLQNPQFAAPGTRASATQPLDLHN; this is encoded by the coding sequence ATGAAAAAAACAGGAACGATACTATTGATAGCCATTCTGGTACTGTCTGCATTGGGTTTTATGCAACAACCCATGATGCACGCATTGCCTAGGAAAAAAACTTTTATTGTTCCAAAAGGATGGCCACAACCTTCATATGATTTTTCTAAAAACCCATTAACCGAAGAAGGAATAGCGCTGGGAAGACAATTGTTTTATGATGGACAGCTCAGCAAAGACGGGAATATATCTTGCGGAACCTGTCATCAGCAATTTGGTGCATTCAACAACTATGATCACCCCTTAAGTCATGGACTCGACAATAGTTTAACTTCCCGTAACGCCCCCGGACTCTTTAATCTGGCCTGGCAAAAAGCATTTATGTGGGATGGGGGCATCAACCACCTCGATCTTCAGCCATTGGCACCAATCACGGCACATAATGAAATGGGAGAAACCATAGAAAATACAATCAGCAAACTTCGGAAAAGTAATAATTATACCCGATTATTCAAAGCTGCTTTTGGAGACCCAACCATCAATACCCAACGACTTGGAAAAGCACTGAGCCAGTTTCTGTTAACCCTCGTTAGCAGCAATAGTAAATACGACAAAGTTATGGAGGGCCTGGACAGTTTCAGTTTACCTGAAAAACTGGGATACACTATTTTTAAGAACAAATGCAGTAGTTGTCATACCGAACCGTTGTTTACAGATTTTAGTTACAGGAATACCGGAATGCCACTGGAACCATTTCTACAAGACATAGGCAGAATGAGCATCACACAGGATCCTACCGATTCACTGAAATTCAAAGTACCAAGTCTGCGCAACATCATGGTTACATTCCCATATGGACATGACGGAAGATTTTTTTCACTAAGCAATGTATTTGAACATTATCGCAATAATATGCAGGTGACAGTCAATACAGATCCTTTGCTAAAAAACAAACTTCCACTTAGCAACTATGAAATCGGGCAGCTGAAAGCATTTTTACAAACGCTTACCGATTCTGTATTTCTGCAGAATCCCCAATTTGCAGCTCCGGGAACCCGAGCGTCTGCAACGCAACCATTAGACCTGCACAACTGA
- a CDS encoding lipopolysaccharide biosynthesis protein, translated as MSEIKKLANQTIWYGVPTIASRFLGYLMNLSLPLFFAQPATTADLTQIYAMIPFLNVLFTYGLETAYFRFIKEEDPNQLYSTLSISLLGSTLLFSTILWLCKEPILYWANLEAQPAFMNWMIGILFFDTISTLAFARLRQENRPRKYAAVRLSSVLVNFVTVLVFIGWIPQYVQSNPSSPLRFCTEQNIGIGYYLIGNLAGSILTFLLLFSEFRKIKWDFHIALLKKVLNYTYPLIIVGMGGMVNDMLSRLIYQHVVDLPVEAAKHELAIFGNIYRLAVLITIMIQAFRMAAEPFFFKQKGEENAQKIYARVMKFFVIACSFMLLFISLFIEVFEWFFVAINKPLWTQGLQIVPLLALGNIFLGIYYNLSIWYKLTDRNNYGALITVGGAIITIILNIILIPSLHYLGAAIATFLCYLFMMLVSYHLGQKFYPVPYATKKLIAYLVIVLLMYIIQKAILYFIPELWLGIITGIILIGLFGWLVYWAEEKELRKLVKKSS; from the coding sequence TTGAGCGAGATAAAAAAACTGGCAAATCAAACAATCTGGTATGGTGTACCCACTATAGCCAGTCGTTTTTTAGGGTATTTGATGAACCTTTCGCTTCCGTTGTTTTTTGCACAACCTGCAACAACAGCCGATTTAACACAGATCTATGCAATGATTCCTTTCTTGAATGTGCTTTTTACATACGGGTTAGAAACTGCCTATTTCCGATTCATCAAAGAAGAAGATCCCAATCAACTCTATAGTACACTTTCTATTTCCTTATTGGGAAGCACCCTGCTTTTTAGTACCATTCTTTGGTTATGTAAAGAACCTATTCTTTATTGGGCTAATCTGGAAGCACAACCTGCTTTCATGAATTGGATGATTGGCATTTTATTTTTTGACACCATCAGTACATTAGCATTTGCCAGACTAAGACAGGAGAACAGACCTCGCAAATACGCAGCAGTCAGGTTGTCTAGTGTGCTCGTCAATTTTGTAACCGTACTCGTTTTTATAGGTTGGATACCGCAATATGTGCAATCCAATCCGAGCTCTCCACTCCGTTTTTGTACTGAGCAAAATATTGGTATTGGCTATTATCTGATTGGCAATTTGGCCGGAAGTATTCTCACCTTTTTATTACTCTTTTCCGAGTTCAGAAAAATTAAATGGGACTTTCATATTGCGCTACTCAAAAAAGTATTGAACTATACCTATCCGTTAATTATTGTGGGTATGGGGGGCATGGTGAATGATATGCTCAGCAGATTGATTTATCAGCACGTTGTTGACCTTCCTGTTGAAGCTGCCAAACACGAACTAGCTATATTCGGAAATATTTATCGTCTGGCTGTTTTAATAACCATCATGATTCAGGCTTTCAGAATGGCAGCTGAACCTTTTTTCTTTAAACAGAAAGGAGAAGAAAATGCACAAAAAATTTACGCGCGTGTAATGAAGTTTTTTGTTATTGCTTGCAGCTTCATGCTATTGTTCATCAGTCTCTTTATTGAAGTATTTGAATGGTTTTTTGTTGCGATTAATAAACCCCTCTGGACACAGGGATTACAGATAGTTCCGCTATTGGCATTGGGGAATATTTTCCTGGGTATCTATTATAACCTGAGCATCTGGTACAAACTCACTGATAGAAATAATTATGGGGCGCTCATCACTGTTGGAGGTGCTATTATTACGATTATCTTAAACATCATATTAATCCCCAGTTTGCATTATTTAGGAGCAGCCATTGCTACTTTCCTTTGCTACTTATTTATGATGTTGGTTAGCTATCATTTGGGACAAAAATTCTATCCTGTTCCTTATGCCACGAAAAAACTAATCGCCTACTTGGTGATCGTGTTGCTTATGTACATCATACAAAAAGCAATCCTCTATTTTATTCCAGAACTCTGGCTGGGCATTATCACCGGCATTATTTTAATTGGTCTTTTTGGCTGGCTCGTTTACTGGGCAGAAGAAAAAGAGCTCAGAAAACTGGTTAAAAAATCAAGCTAA
- a CDS encoding GAF domain-containing protein, with protein sequence MAEDLQIIKGSKTEQYEALIPQIKGLLTGESNLIANLANTAAALKEQFGWFWVGFYLVEKDELVLGPFQGPVACTRIKKGRGVCGSSWEQAKTLIVPDVEKFPGHIACSSLSKSEIVVPLFKDGNIWGVLDVDSSEYNQFDETDQHYLEQIIALLA encoded by the coding sequence ATGGCAGAAGATTTACAGATTATTAAAGGATCCAAGACTGAACAATACGAGGCATTAATTCCTCAGATCAAAGGATTACTTACAGGCGAAAGCAACTTGATTGCCAACCTTGCCAATACAGCAGCTGCACTGAAAGAACAATTCGGTTGGTTCTGGGTAGGGTTTTATCTGGTAGAAAAGGACGAACTGGTTTTAGGACCATTCCAGGGACCCGTTGCCTGCACCAGAATTAAAAAAGGAAGAGGAGTTTGCGGAAGCAGCTGGGAACAAGCTAAAACATTGATTGTGCCAGATGTAGAAAAATTTCCTGGTCATATTGCCTGCAGTAGTTTATCCAAATCAGAAATAGTTGTTCCGCTTTTCAAAGACGGAAATATCTGGGGCGTATTAGATGTAGACAGCAGCGAATACAACCAGTTTGACGAAACCGACCAGCATTATTTAGAACAAATCATTGCGCTGCTGGCATAA
- a CDS encoding DEAD/DEAH box helicase translates to MLFKELELIEPILKALETEGYTNPTPIQEQAIPSALAGKDILGCAQTGTGKTAAFSIPILQLVCQSQLNGNFTRGIKALILTPTRELAIQIDESIAAYGKNLRISHEVIFGGVSQHHQVINLKKGVDILTATPGRLLDLMQQGFIHLKDIRFFVLDEADRMLDMGFINDVKKVVAKLPEKKQTLFFSATMPDEIEKLANTLLKNPVTIAVTPVSSTVEKIEQAIYFVEKENKKNLLQDLLEDSAIKSALVFTRTKHGADKVVKNLVKHGITSEAIHGNKSQNARQRALTNFKNGSTRILVATDIAARGIDVDGLSHVFNYELPNVPETYVHRIGRTGRAGESGMAISFCDTEERAYLKDIQKLIKIELPVVSNHEYHSATPLKVSSNQPDKIKKPVPRNRMVKQSYYKSGRGSN, encoded by the coding sequence GTGTTATTCAAAGAATTAGAACTCATTGAGCCTATTTTAAAAGCGCTCGAAACAGAAGGGTACACCAACCCTACCCCCATTCAGGAACAAGCAATTCCATCTGCCCTTGCAGGTAAAGATATTTTGGGCTGTGCCCAAACAGGAACAGGAAAAACTGCAGCTTTCTCTATCCCTATTCTGCAATTGGTTTGTCAGTCTCAGTTAAACGGAAATTTTACCAGAGGCATCAAAGCATTAATTCTTACCCCAACAAGAGAATTGGCCATTCAGATTGATGAAAGTATTGCGGCTTATGGAAAAAATCTGCGCATCTCTCATGAAGTAATTTTTGGAGGGGTGTCTCAACATCATCAGGTTATCAACTTAAAGAAAGGTGTAGATATTTTAACTGCTACACCAGGTAGATTACTCGACCTGATGCAACAGGGATTTATTCATTTAAAAGATATTCGCTTTTTTGTATTGGACGAAGCCGATCGTATGTTAGATATGGGCTTTATAAACGATGTAAAAAAAGTTGTGGCCAAACTGCCCGAGAAAAAACAAACCTTGTTTTTCTCTGCCACCATGCCCGATGAAATTGAAAAATTAGCCAATACGCTTTTAAAGAATCCGGTAACCATTGCCGTTACACCTGTTTCTTCTACTGTAGAAAAAATTGAGCAAGCCATTTATTTTGTTGAAAAGGAAAATAAGAAAAATTTGCTACAGGATTTGTTAGAAGATAGTGCCATCAAGTCTGCGCTGGTTTTTACCAGAACCAAACATGGTGCAGATAAAGTGGTTAAAAACCTGGTTAAACATGGCATTACTTCAGAAGCTATCCATGGTAATAAATCACAGAACGCCAGACAGAGAGCATTAACCAATTTTAAAAATGGCAGTACGCGCATTCTGGTAGCTACAGATATCGCAGCAAGAGGTATTGATGTAGATGGTTTATCGCATGTATTCAATTACGAATTACCCAATGTACCGGAAACCTATGTACACAGAATAGGTAGAACTGGCAGAGCCGGCGAAAGTGGTATGGCTATTTCATTTTGCGATACAGAAGAAAGAGCTTACCTGAAAGACATACAGAAGCTGATAAAAATTGAATTGCCAGTTGTAAGCAATCATGAATATCATTCTGCGACCCCACTAAAAGTCAGTTCCAATCAACCCGACAAAATAAAGAAACCTGTACCAAGAAACAGAATGGTGAAACAGAGTTATTATAAGTCGGGAAGAGGCAGCAATTAA
- a CDS encoding serine hydrolase domain-containing protein, translating into MIKPIHLLIATIFFAYTGTAQNAKKGLNTLYYPEPANWEQKKPEALGIAASTIEKTIATAKAAESPNPRSMEENHYKTFGKEPFGDGIGPFEDRGDQTGIVIYKGYKIAEWGTPLKCDMTHSVAKSFLSAVIGLAVDAQLIRSVQDPVHTYVPPIELFQPAPVTKPASLFNQPELLHPFESVHNKTITWESMLRQTSDWEGTLWGKPDWADRPDTDPKKWLNRIRTTQGTVFEYNDVRVNALALAATSVFRQPLPQVLKKQIMDPIGASNTWRWTGYRNAWIVLDGNPVQSVSGGGHWGGGLFIHAEDMARFGLLTLRKGRWKDQQLLSESWIRQSTTPGPANKEYGYMNFYLNTDQKLIPGAPAEAFVHLGNGNNVVYVDPINDLVVVLRWITQKGMIDTISILLEGLRK; encoded by the coding sequence ATGATTAAACCTATTCATTTACTCATTGCTACAATTTTTTTTGCCTATACCGGAACAGCCCAAAATGCAAAAAAAGGATTGAATACCTTGTATTATCCCGAACCTGCCAACTGGGAACAAAAAAAACCGGAAGCGTTGGGAATAGCTGCATCAACTATTGAAAAAACAATTGCTACCGCCAAAGCTGCAGAGTCACCCAACCCCAGAAGTATGGAAGAAAACCATTACAAAACTTTTGGAAAGGAACCCTTTGGAGATGGCATCGGACCCTTTGAGGACAGAGGTGATCAAACAGGTATTGTTATTTACAAAGGTTATAAAATAGCAGAATGGGGCACTCCTCTCAAATGCGACATGACCCACAGTGTGGCAAAAAGTTTTTTATCGGCTGTAATAGGGTTGGCGGTAGATGCCCAATTGATTCGATCGGTTCAGGATCCGGTGCATACATATGTTCCGCCCATTGAGTTATTTCAACCAGCGCCTGTTACGAAGCCGGCATCGCTGTTTAATCAACCTGAATTACTGCACCCTTTTGAATCTGTACACAATAAAACCATAACCTGGGAATCGATGCTCAGACAAACCAGTGACTGGGAAGGAACTTTATGGGGCAAACCAGATTGGGCCGACCGACCAGATACTGATCCAAAGAAATGGTTGAACAGAATACGAACTACACAGGGTACGGTATTTGAATACAATGATGTAAGAGTAAACGCATTGGCGCTTGCAGCTACCAGCGTATTCAGACAACCCCTTCCACAGGTATTGAAAAAACAAATTATGGACCCCATTGGCGCGTCGAACACATGGCGCTGGACAGGCTACAGGAATGCTTGGATAGTCCTAGACGGAAACCCAGTTCAATCGGTTAGTGGCGGTGGTCACTGGGGCGGAGGCTTGTTTATTCATGCGGAAGACATGGCTCGTTTTGGGTTACTTACTTTGCGAAAAGGCCGATGGAAAGACCAGCAGTTGCTTTCTGAATCCTGGATTCGTCAATCTACTACTCCAGGTCCTGCGAACAAGGAATATGGTTACATGAATTTTTATTTAAATACAGACCAGAAATTAATTCCGGGTGCCCCTGCTGAAGCATTTGTGCATTTAGGCAATGGAAATAATGTGGTTTACGTAGACCCGATAAACGATCTGGTTGTGGTATTAAGGTGGATTACCCAAAAAGGGATGATTGACACCATTTCCATTTTACTGGAAGGACTCAGAAAATAA
- a CDS encoding sensor histidine kinase has product MINPTPIATESLEEQNRKLLKTQYALEKKVSQLKDFAGIITHDVRGPAHNISKMLEMYESTNDPELKKASMDYLKKISKDLTNNLNELIQILQIHLEKDIPASDCSFEDVINSAVLQLQDIILQKNAVIKQQLEITEIYYPRVYLQSIVYNLLSNSLKYSKPGIAPEILIETFEKDGAVHLAVTDNGLGIDMAKFGHLLFKFQKSFHSGFDSKGIGLYLIKNQIEEQGGNIFCESESQKGTKFTVRF; this is encoded by the coding sequence ATGATCAACCCTACTCCAATAGCAACGGAAAGCTTAGAAGAGCAAAACCGAAAATTGCTGAAAACGCAGTACGCACTGGAAAAAAAAGTGAGTCAGCTTAAGGATTTTGCTGGAATTATTACCCATGATGTAAGAGGACCTGCACATAATATTTCCAAGATGCTGGAAATGTATGAAAGCACAAATGATCCCGAGTTGAAAAAAGCATCCATGGATTATTTGAAAAAAATAAGTAAGGATCTGACTAACAACCTGAACGAGCTGATTCAAATTTTGCAAATCCATCTAGAAAAGGATATACCGGCTTCAGATTGTTCTTTTGAGGATGTTATCAACAGCGCAGTTCTTCAGCTTCAGGATATAATTCTGCAAAAAAATGCGGTAATAAAACAGCAACTGGAAATAACAGAGATTTATTATCCAAGGGTTTATCTACAAAGCATTGTATATAATTTACTCAGTAATAGTTTAAAATACTCAAAACCAGGTATTGCTCCGGAAATACTAATAGAAACTTTTGAAAAAGACGGAGCTGTTCATTTAGCGGTAACCGATAACGGGTTAGGTATTGATATGGCTAAATTCGGGCATTTGTTATTTAAATTCCAGAAGAGCTTTCACAGCGGGTTTGACAGCAAAGGAATTGGTCTTTACCTGATAAAAAACCAGATAGAAGAACAGGGTGGAAATATTTTTTGTGAAAGTGAATCACAAAAAGGAACAAAATTTACTGTTCGTTTTTAA
- the tig gene encoding trigger factor — protein sequence MATITRENIGLLNDKLTVTLTKEDYLSGFESSLKKYAKTANIPGFRKGMVPTGLVKKMYGQGVFSEEVLRKVEQEMNAYMAKEQIDIFAQPLPLENDADKLDMNNLSDYVFSFEIGLKPDFEVNLSKFEATRYVVTVTDAMIDEEIARLQTRFGKMTEPETVTSEDNVLNVTFTETDSKGNPVENGVSKDNSVLVKYFAEKFRKNLMDKKKDDVVLLQIKKAFEDKEAETILADLGLTKDDADKYFNLLITKVGLVEKAALDEELFKQVYPGNDNIKSEADLRNEIKAEIEKYYAQSARNQVQDQIYHYLVDHVSMELPENFLKRWLQNGGEKPKTAEEAEAEYPSFSKQLKWTLISSKLSQDNKIEVLPEDIRNFAKMQLFSYMGNQLGALGDNQQWIDDYANRMMQDKKFVEDSYHRINAEKLFDALESQVKAKDESISADDFAKKLEHHHH from the coding sequence ATGGCTACAATTACCAGAGAAAACATTGGCTTATTAAATGATAAGCTTACCGTTACCCTTACCAAGGAAGACTATTTAAGTGGCTTTGAAAGCAGCCTGAAGAAATATGCTAAGACCGCAAATATACCTGGCTTTAGAAAGGGCATGGTACCTACTGGTCTGGTAAAGAAAATGTATGGTCAGGGTGTATTTTCTGAGGAAGTATTGCGCAAAGTTGAACAGGAGATGAATGCTTACATGGCAAAAGAGCAGATTGATATTTTTGCTCAACCACTTCCACTTGAAAACGATGCAGACAAACTAGACATGAATAATTTGTCTGATTACGTTTTTTCATTTGAAATTGGATTGAAGCCTGATTTTGAGGTAAACCTTTCCAAATTTGAAGCAACCCGCTACGTAGTTACTGTTACAGACGCTATGATTGACGAGGAAATCGCAAGATTGCAGACTCGTTTTGGTAAAATGACTGAGCCAGAAACCGTAACTTCTGAAGACAATGTATTGAATGTAACTTTTACAGAAACCGATTCAAAAGGCAATCCTGTTGAAAATGGTGTAAGCAAAGACAACAGCGTACTGGTTAAATATTTTGCTGAGAAGTTCCGCAAGAACTTGATGGACAAGAAAAAAGATGATGTGGTTTTATTGCAGATTAAAAAAGCTTTTGAAGACAAGGAAGCAGAAACCATTTTAGCAGACCTGGGTTTAACCAAGGATGATGCCGACAAATACTTTAATTTATTAATTACCAAAGTAGGTCTTGTAGAAAAAGCAGCACTAGACGAAGAACTTTTTAAACAAGTATATCCTGGTAACGACAATATCAAATCTGAAGCTGACCTTAGAAATGAAATCAAGGCAGAAATTGAAAAATATTACGCACAGTCTGCCCGCAACCAGGTTCAGGATCAGATTTATCACTACCTGGTAGACCATGTTAGCATGGAATTGCCTGAGAATTTCCTAAAGCGCTGGTTACAAAACGGCGGCGAAAAACCCAAGACTGCAGAAGAAGCTGAAGCGGAATATCCAAGTTTCTCTAAACAACTGAAGTGGACCTTAATTAGCAGCAAATTGTCACAGGATAATAAGATTGAAGTGTTACCTGAAGACATTCGCAATTTTGCCAAGATGCAGTTATTCAGCTATATGGGTAATCAATTAGGTGCGTTGGGAGATAACCAGCAGTGGATTGACGATTACGCCAACAGAATGATGCAGGATAAAAAGTTTGTAGAAGACAGCTACCATAGAATAAATGCAGAAAAATTATTTGATGCATTGGAATCACAGGTAAAAGCAAAAGATGAAAGCATTAGTGCAGATGATTTTGCGAAGAAATTAGAACACCATCATCATTAA